A genomic region of Lates calcarifer isolate ASB-BC8 linkage group LG9, TLL_Latcal_v3, whole genome shotgun sequence contains the following coding sequences:
- the pum3 gene encoding pumilio homolog 3, translating to MEAKSKKPFSPKGGKKQKPTQKGKDSIGTKFGGKPGGKPGSKKPFKPYNNTEKKSRPGKGRDGGKKEQKFAFSKAGMGQKKRKLSSANDGEEGGGPGAKRMKKGEFKPKKKELTKEELNKNRQQRKKELKKNRQQAERKDMFQIICQCKQVWGDLRRKKCDNELRTKLMKDLHDLIRGKIKQMAFAHDSVRVLQCFIQFGSHEQRQEVFAELKDDIIGLCKSQYGRHVVKKLLMYGNKELLAAVMQTFKGHVRPMLRHAAASSIIEYAYNDKAVLAQRLMLTEELYGNTFTVCKSSVCNTIEKVAEMNPDKLNNIIDEMKQILTPMAQKEQVIKHSLVHKVFLDFFLLAPDKQRTEMIESIRESVVYMAHTHDGARVAMHCLWHGTAKDRKIIIKTMKTYMVKFATGEFGHLVLLAIFDCVDDTKLVKQAVLSEILSSLDEVIGNKYGKKVLLYLLSPRDPAHLLPEIIKVLEQGDGNAHSKKDSATRRKELLEVVSPPLLEHLRENAGTMALDKATSVTISDILASACGDLRPAMTAVAQLANQELVPGGIKGQLHMAEHPAGHLVLKWLIEQDLTLAEAGKEERFGRILVDTVGTDKMKSWVKVNRGAMVLCSLLNSCDKSVVAEVKEALKSITSELSSISNNKGAEILLENLNK from the exons ATGGAGGCCAAATCCAAAAAACCCTTTTCTCCTAAAGGTGGAAAGAAGCAGAAACCTACACAGAAAGGAAAAG ATTCCATAGGGACCAAATTTGGTGGGAAACCAGGTGGAAAACCAGGCAGCAAGAAGCCTTTCAAACCttacaacaacacagagaagaagagcagaCCGGGGAAAGGTAGAGATGGCGGCAAGAAAGAACAGAAATTTGCCTTCTCCAAAGCCGGGATGgggcagaagaagaggaaactgTCGTCAGCGAACGATGGAGAAGAAGGCGGAG GCCCAGGGGCTAAGAGGATGAAGAAAGGTGAGTTCAAGCCGAAGAAGAAGGAGCTGACGAAGGAGGAGCTGAATAAgaacaggcagcagaggaagaaggagctgaagaagaacaGACAGCAGGCGGAGAGGAAGGACATGTTTCAGATCATCTGTCAGTGCAAACAAGTGTGGGGAGACCTCAGGAG GAAGAAATGTGACAACGAATTGAGGACGAAACTCATGAAGGATCTTCACGATCTGATCCGCGGGAAAATCAAACAG ATGGCGTTCGCTCACGACTCGGTGCGAGTGCTGCAGTGTTTCATCCAGTTCGGCAGCCAcgagcagagacaggaagtgtttgCTGAACTTAAAG ATGACATCATTGGTTTGTGTAAGTCGCAGTATGGCCGACACGTGGTGAAAAAACTGCTGATGTACGG GAACAAGGAGCTGTTGGCGGCCGTGATGCAGACGTTTAAAGGTCACGTACGCCCGATGCTCCGTCACGCCGCCGCCTCATCCATCATCGAGTACGCCTACAACGACAAAGCCGTGCTCGCACAGAGACTCATGCTCACGGAGGAGCTGTACGGGAACACGTTCACTGTCTGcaag TCGTCGGTGTGTAACACCATCGAGAAAGTTGCAGAGATGAACCCAGACAAGCTGAACAACATCATCGATGAGATGAAGCAGATTCTCACGCCCATGGCCCAGAa agAACAGGTGATCAAACACTCTCTGGTCCACAAAGTTTTCTTGGACTTCTTCCTGCTCGCACCTGACAAACAGAGGACG gaGATGATCGAGTCCATCAGAGAGTCAGTCGTCTACATGGCTCACACACACGACGGAGCGCGAGTGGCGATGCACTGTCTGTGGCACGGGACGGCCAAG gacagaaaaatcatcatcaaaactatgaagacGTACATGGTGAAGTTTGCCACG GGAGAGTTCGGTCACCTCGTTCTTCTGGCCATATTCGACTGTGTGGACGACACCAAGCTGGTCAAACAGGCAGTGCTCTCG GAGATTCTGTCGTCTCTGGACGAAGTCATCGGAAATAAATACGGTAAGAAGGTTCTGCTGTACCTGCTGAGCCCCAGAGACCCGGCTCACCTGCTGCCAGAGATCATCAAGGTGTTGGAGCAAGGAGACGGAAACGCACACAG tAAAAAGGACTCGGCCACTCGGAGGAAAGAGCTGTTGGAGGTCGTCTCCCCGCCGCTGCTCGAGCATCTCCGTGAAAACGCCGGCACCATGGCGCTGGACAAGGCCACCAGTGTCACAATTAGCGACATTTTGGCGTCAGCCTGCGGCGACCTGCGGCCCGCTATGACGGCCGTCGCTCAGCTGGCCAATCAGGAGTTAGTACCGGGAGGGATCAAAGGACAG CTTCACATGGCGGAGCATCCAGCAGGACACCTGGTGCTGAAATGGCTCATAGAGCAGGACCTGACACTGGCAGAGGCAGGCAAGGAAG AGCGGTTCGGCAGGATCCTGGTGGACACAGTGGgaacagacaaaatgaagaGCTGGGTGAAAGTCAACAGAGGAGCCATGGTGCTCTGCAG CCTCCTGAACAGCTGTGACAAGTCCGTGGTCGCAGAGGTGAAGGAGGCGCTCAAATCCATCACGTCAGAGCTCAGCAGCATCAGCAACAACAAAGGAGCTGAAATCCTGCTGGAGAATCTCAACAAGTAG
- the kcnv2a gene encoding potassium voltage-gated channel subfamily V member 2: MLTHLRARSRSLFHSYKHGSRTQAVKEPVDHVDLTYTFKPWNSMQDLGRDIYDLYAEYEREEEEDRLPVSPSRLLISPARHLTLNINVGGTVYYLPYRLAARYPKTRIGRLATYTDHSKKLDLCDDYIVQSNEFFFDRDPIIFHNIFNFYRTGVLWIKDELCPRSFLEEINYWGVRIKNSQRCCRISFEERQDELNEQLKIQKQLLAEVEMEENEALFHGMAFGSTRRKIWNLMEKPFSSVPAKLMGIASSIFVLVSLVAMTLNTVEEMQYKTPSGQPSGRFYGEYVETFCITFFTLEYLLRLVSTPDLKCFGRSVLNTVDLIAILPHYLQMVLEHFEDEDLHPYSGDIETVGRVGKLGQVLRIMRLMRIFRILKLARHSTGLRAFGFTLRQCYQQVGCLLLFIGMGIFMFSAMVYTVEHDVYNTNFTSMPLAWWWAAVSISTVGYGDMFPETNLGRMFAFGCISFGIILNGMPISILYNKFSDYYTKLKSHEYAAVSKARGGLHFARRAAKKFAECCEEVAQPRTYRLH, from the exons ATGTTGACCCACCTCAGAGCTCGCAGCAGGAGTTTGTTCCACAGCTACAAGCACGGCAGCCGGACCCAAGCCGTCAAAGAACCGGTCGACCATGTGGACCTGACCTACACCTTTAAACCATGGAACTCCATGCAG GATCTGGGCAGAGACATCTACGACCTTTACGCTGAGTATGAAcgtgaagaggaggaggatcgATTGCCGGTGTCTCCATCCCGCCTGCTGATCTCGCCGGCCAGACACTTAACTCTCAACATCAACGTTGGAGGAACG GTGTACTACCTGCCTTACAGGTTAGCTGCCAGGTATCCAAAAACCCGGATCGGCCGGTTAGCCACGTACACCGACCACAGCAAGAAGCTTGACCTGTGTGACGACTACATCGTCCAGAGCAACGAGTTCTTCTTTGATCGAGATCCCATAATCTTCCACAACATCTTCAACTTCTACAG GACCGGAGTGCTGTGGATTAAAGACGAGCTGTGTCCTCGCAGCTTCCTGGAGGAGATAAACTACTGGGGAGTCAGAATCAAAAACAGCCAACGCTGCTGCCGCATCTCCTTCGAAGAGAGGCAGGACGAGCTGAACGAGCAGCTGAAAATACAGAAGCAGCTGCTGGCAGAG gtggagatggaggagaacgAGGCGTTATTTCACGGCATGGCCTTCGGGTCGACCCGGAGGAAAATCTGGAACCTGATGGAGAAGCCGTTCTCCTCGGTCCCCGCCAAGCTGATGGGGATCGCCTCCTCGATCTTCGTGCTGGTCTCTCTGGTCGCCATGACTCTCAACACCGTGGAGGAGATGCAGTACAAA aCGCCGTCAGGCCAGCCCAGTGGCAGATTCTACGGCGAGTACGTTGAGACATTCTGCATCACCTTCTTCACCCTGGAGTACCTGCTGCGCCTGGTGTCCACCCCCGACCTCAAGTGCTTCGGACGCAGCGTCCTGAACACCGTCGACCTGATCGCCATCCTGCCGCACTACCTGCAGATGGTCCTGGAGCACTTTGAGGACGAGGACCTGCACCCATATTCGGGCGACATCGAGACCGTGGGGCGTGTTGGAAAG tTGGGTCAGGTTCTGAGGATCATGCGTCTCATGCGAATCTTCAGGATTTTGAAGCTGGCTCGTCACTCGACAGGCCTCAGAGCCTTTGGCTTCACACTGAGACAGTGCTACCAGCAG gtggGCTGTTTGCTCCTCTTCATCGGCATGGGGATCTTCATGTTTTCAGCCATGGTGTACACCGTGGAGCATGACGTGTACAACACAAACTTCACCTCCATGCCACTTGCTTGGTGGTGGGCCGCT GTGAGTATTTCCACGGTGGGCTACGGCGACATGTTCCCAGAGACCAACCTGGGCCGCATGTTTGCCTTCGGCTGCATCTCCTTCGGCATCATCCTCAACGGCATGCCCATCTCCATCCTATACAACAAGTTCTCCGACTACTACACCAAGCTCAAGTCCCACGAGTACGCGGCCGTCAGCAAGGCCCGCGGCGGGCTGCACTTTGCCAGGAGGGCGGCGAAGAAGTTCGCCGAGTGCTGCGAGGAAGTCGCTCAGCCGAGGACCTACCGCCTGCACTGA